A stretch of DNA from Nitrospirota bacterium:
ATTCTCTGCCCTCACCATCGTCGCGGTCTTCGTCCTCGGCCCCCCGGCAGCCCTCCTCCCCCTGGTCCTCGCCCTCTTCATGGTCTATTTCTTCCGCGACCCGGAAAGGACCCCGCCCCCCGGGCCGGGTTTCCTGAGCGCCGCCGACGGCACGGTCATCGGCGTGGGACCCGTAAGCGGGGCCGTGCCCCTGGAGGGGCCGGCCACGAAGATAAGCGTTTTCATGTCCGCTTTTAATGTCCACGTAAACCGCTGCCCCTGTGACGGAGAAGTTCTGAGCGTCACCCGCAGGCCGGGGAGGTTCCTGGCAGCCTTCAGGGAGGAGGCCTCCGAGAGAAACGAGAGCATTGCCATGCTTCTGCGCTGCGGGGAGCATCAGGTCCTGGTGCGCCAGGTGGCCGGCGTCATGGCCCGGAGGGCCGTCAACCGCACGAAGCCCGGAGACCGCCTGGGCCGGGGCGAGAGGTTCGGCATCATCAAGTTCAGCTCCCGGCTCGACCACTACTTCCCCCCCGGCGTGCGGGTCAGGGTGAAGCCGGGCGAGAAGGTCAAGGCGGGCCTTACGGTGCTGGCCGTTCTCCCGGAGGCGCAGTGAGAAAGGGGATATTCCTCCTCCCGAGCACCATCACCCTGGGGGGCATGTTCGCGGGCTTCTTCTCCATCGTCTCGGTGCTCAAGGGAAACTTTCCCACGGCCTCCTGGGCCATCATCGTGGCAGGGCTTTTCGACACCATGGACGGCTGGGTGGCCCGCCACACCAACACCACCACGCGGTTCGGCATAGAGCTGGACAGCCTCTCCGACGTCATCGCCTTCGGGGCGGCCCCGGCCATCCTTCTTTACAACTGGGCCCTGGCCCCCTTCGGCCGGGTGGGCTGGGGCGTGGCCTTCCTCTTCGTGGCCTGCGGCGCCCTGAGGCTGGCCCGCTATAACATCCAGATGGGCTCGGCCGAGAAGAAGTCGTTCACGGGAATGCCCATTCCCGCCGCCGCCGCCGTGGCCGCGGCCATGGTGGTCTTCTACGGCAAGATGGGCTGGAACGCGCACAAGAGCGCCTTCGTCCTTATCGTGGC
This window harbors:
- a CDS encoding phosphatidylserine decarboxylase is translated as MRLAPEGYPFIGIFSALTIVAVFVLGPPAALLPLVLALFMVYFFRDPERTPPPGPGFLSAADGTVIGVGPVSGAVPLEGPATKISVFMSAFNVHVNRCPCDGEVLSVTRRPGRFLAAFREEASERNESIAMLLRCGEHQVLVRQVAGVMARRAVNRTKPGDRLGRGERFGIIKFSSRLDHYFPPGVRVRVKPGEKVKAGLTVLAVLPEAQ
- the pssA gene encoding CDP-diacylglycerol--serine O-phosphatidyltransferase, whose amino-acid sequence is MRKGIFLLPSTITLGGMFAGFFSIVSVLKGNFPTASWAIIVAGLFDTMDGWVARHTNTTTRFGIELDSLSDVIAFGAAPAILLYNWALAPFGRVGWGVAFLFVACGALRLARYNIQMGSAEKKSFTGMPIPAAAAVAAAMVVFYGKMGWNAHKSAFVLIVAILVSLLMVSTLRFHSFKEINIRERRPFWILVGIVVAIAVFVTHPEATLFVFTMLYLAVGIAENAWGFLTRKKEKAEGK